One Solea solea chromosome 5, fSolSol10.1, whole genome shotgun sequence genomic window carries:
- the nfat5b gene encoding nuclear factor of activated T-cells 5 isoform X3, translated as MSSSMTMEGPRSAFSTPSSSITHSSASTSDQNPAQSSCVVDPEDTRASRVVPEVAGAESGNGSSSSGGTCRGSSELADGRAVASLEAQPHHQMTPSKRRTVLNISPPPQDLFDDSQMSCRDEVSLDSEQSNSIWMDDSLSNFSMMSSASYNDNTEVPRKSRKRTPRQRPGPKSVRAAEASMDVFDADSAKGPHFVLSQLGPDNKTGSKGSSDDHHQTVKHKGGTLSMQFPQKSDGKELKILVQPETQHRARYLTEGSRGSVKDRTQQGFPTVKLEGVNDPVILQVFVGNDNGRVKPHGFYQACRVTGRNTTACKEVDVNGTTVIEVSLDPSTNMTLAVDCVGILKLRNADVEARIGVAGSKKKSTRARLVFRVNIPRPDGSVLTLQTPSSPILCTQPAGVPEILKKSLHSCSVRGGEEVFIIGKNFLKDTKVIFHENVSDDKSWKAEAEIDMELFHQNHLIVTVPPYQNQAITSAVLVGIYVLTNAGRSHDVQPFTYTPDLANQDVPVKKEMSSPVKTCTFDEQMKALDGALRPSMLPLVKREDVTPMEVTSNLQSSGVFKTADLCPAQQNTDMAAGHLSKNRPFSNSLPQAAVDPDKGQASVFTNAEPLSTIQKQDIAAPGSFSVPADSLLQQSSQQFLLEPREGLGQERLGSGSGGVGRLCGDPTPQQQQQQQLPLLPPDEVAQLEEAVRQLKAKGFCSLPLQPDNSMAKQQQQQHIQHQQQIQKQQIQQQQMQQQQQQQQQQLQQQQQQQQQQQQALENLQQQLFQSQIQMQCGMFQDASQGKNAQQQASSQGVVPNHGSLFQQVQQQQQQQQQQQQQQQQQQQQAALFQQANDLLSIQTNFLPQTPSHPSPPMFHNPSTLAETQDPQVALFQKVSQEQVQAALFQNTMTVLQSPEQQPSNSGLFLPQTPLPPQLTPSNSQQQQQQQQQQKQQQQLGFLSALQSPAPEPQSVFQTQTQLSPIQQRSPMEQQQQQQQQQQQQSSQPQPHTQPAQQASLFQSISSHPSSNTLSPGQQQQQQQAGLLFCNSSLSTPDQASSLLFNSQGQMPPLTSSNLVSQEPQNPSLLFSQSSMVTVNQQDRSEPMALGNQQVMFQEQQPMQLGSGSNPRQEQPPVGLFMPQSNMAPLQGGMAQELTQSSMFASHNGVANLQTTTSSPVQQPGALFQTAVSGSMNQPSQPQQPGLFLFGIQNGCGQLMNTPGNTLSDQIIAISQSGQSQRENDARIQSLLNQSMSQSGTVQNSMSQSMEKIDDLLVSLQETSSSLTRSY; from the exons ATGTCCTCTTCTATGACCATGGAAGGCCCCCGCAGTGCTTTTTCCACCCCTTCCAGCTCCATCACACATTCCAGTGCTTCAACCAGTGACCAAAACCCAGCTCAGAGCAGCTGTGTGGTGGACCCAGAGGACACCAGGGCCAGCAGAGTGGTGCCAGAGGTGGCCGGGGCAGAGAGCGGGAatggtagcagcagcagtggtggaaCCTGCAGAGGGAGCAGTGAACTAGCGGATGGGAGAGCTGTGGCGTCGCTGGAGGCCCAGCCACATCACCAGATGACCCCGTCTAAGCGCCGCACCGTGCTGAACATCTCTCCGCCTCCACAAGACTTGTTTGATGACAGCCAGATGTCCTGCCGCGATGAGGTGTCCCTAGACTCGGAGCAGAGTAACAGCATCTGGATGGATGACTCACTGTCCAACTTCAGCATGATGAGTTCAGCTTCTTACAACGATAACACCGAGGTACCACGAAAGTCCCGTAAACGTACTCCTCGACAGAGGCCCGGTCCCAAGTCTGTGCGTGCAGCAGAAGCCAGCATGGACGTGTTTGATGCAGACAGTGCCAAAGGGCCACACTTCGTACTGTCACAGTTAGGCCCCGACAACAAGACGGGCTCGAAAGGAAG CTCTGATGATCATCATCAGACCGTTAAACACAAGGGAGGAACTCTATCGATGCAATTCCCGCAGAAGAGCGACGGGAAAGAGCTGAAGATTCTCGTCCAGCCCGAGACTCAGCACCGAGCGCGTTATCTGACTGAAGGCAGCAGAGGCTCAGTGAAGGACCGCACGCAGCAGGGCTTCCCTACTGTAAAG CTGGAGGGAGTGAACGACCCAGTGATCCTGCAGGTGTTTGTGGGTAACGATAACGGGCGCGTGAAGCCTCACGGATTTTACCAAGCTTGCAGGGTGACCGGTCGAAACACCACAGCCTGCAAGGAGGTGGACGTCAACGGCACAACAGTCATTGAGGTCTCTCTTGATCCAAGCACCAACATGACACTAGC GGTTGACTGCGTCGGGATCTTGAAGCTCCGTAACGCTGACGTCGAAGCTCGTATCGGTGTCGCTGGGTCCAAGAAGAAGAGCACGCGCGCTCGCCTGGTGTTTCGCGTCAACATCCCTCGTCCGGACGGATCCGTGCTCACACTTCAAACTCCCTCGTCTCCAATCCTGTGCA cCCAGCCTGCAGGAGTCCCTGAAATCCTGAAGAAGTCACTCCACAGTTGCTCAGTCCGGGGCGGAGAAGAAGTCTTCATCATTGGCAAAAACTTTCTTAAAGACACTAAAGTCATATTTCACGAGAATGTTTCTG atgacAAATCATGGAAGGCAGAGGCTGAAATTGACATGGAGTTGTTTCACCAG AATCACTTGATCGTGACGGTTCCTCCGTACCAGAACCAGGCGATCACCTCTGCGGTGTTGGTGGGAATATACGTGCTGACCAACGCTGGCAGATCCCACGATGTTCAGCCGTTCACGTACACTCCAGACCTGg CAAATCAAGATGTTCCTGTGAAGAAAGAGATGTCTTCTCCAGTGAAGACTTGTACTTTTGATGAACAAATGAAAG CCCTGGACGGTGCTTTGAGGCCCTCGATGTTGCCTTTAGTGAAAAGAGAAGATGTGACTCCGATGGAAGTGACCAGCAACCTCCAATCCTCTGGAGTATTTAAG actgCTGATCTGTGTCCAGCCCAGCAGAACACAGACATGGCTGCAGGACATCTAAGTAAAAACAGGCCGTTCTCCAACAGCCTGCCTCAGGCTGCAGTTGACCCCGACAAAGGCCAGGCCTCTGTTTTTACCAACGCGGAGCCCTTAAGCACCATTCAGAAGCAGGACATCGCTGCCCCCGGCTCCTTTTCTGTGCCTGCAGATTCTCTGCTCCAGCAAAGCTCACAGCAGTTCCTCCTGGAGCCTCGAGAAGGCCTTGGACAGGAGAGGCTGGGCAGTGGCTCTGGAGGTGTggggaggctgtgtggagaccCCACGccccaacaacagcagcagcagcagcttccactCTTACCCCCAGATGAAGTGGCCCAGCTGGAGGAGGCAGTGAGGCAGCTTAAAGCCAAAGGTTTCTGTAGTTTACCACTTCAGCCTGACAATTCCATGgccaaacagcagcaacaacagcacatCCAGCACCAGCAACAGATCCAAAAACAGCAAATCCAGCAGCAACAgatgcagcaacagcagcaacagcagcaacagcagcttcagcagcagcagcagcagcagcagcagcagcagcaggcgttGGAGaatttgcagcagcagctgtttcagTCGCAGATTCAGATGCAGTGTGGTATGTTCCAGGATGCTTCCCAGGGCAAGAACGCACAACAGCAGGCCTCATCACAGGGGGTGGTGCCAAACCATGGGTCTCTTTTCCAGcaggtccagcagcagcagcagcaacagcaacagcagcagcagcagcagcagcagcagcaacaacaagcaGCTCTCTTTCAGCAAGCCAATGACCTACTTTCTATTCAGACCAACTTCCTCCCGCAGACACCCTCTCACCCTTCACCACCCATGTTCCACAATCCCAGCACTTTGGCTGAAACACAAGATCCACAGGTGGCTCTGTTTCAGAAAGTGTCCCAGGAGCAGGTCCAGGCTGCTCTCTTTCAAAACACCATGACAGTACTTCAGTCTCCAGAGCAGCAGCCCTCAAACTCTGGACTTTTTCTGCCCCAAACTCCGTTGCCCCCTCAGCTCACACCCAGCAATtcccaacagcagcagcaacaacaacagcaacagaagcagcaacagcagctgggCTTTCTCAGTGCTCTACAATCCCCTGCACCTGAACCACAATCAGTATTTCAGACTCAGACCCAGCTCTCCCCCATCCAGCAGAGAAGCCccatggagcagcagcagcagcagcagcagcagcagcagcagcagtcctcaCAGCCTCAGCCCCACACTCAGCCCGCTCAGCAGGCTTCCCTGTTTCAGAGCATCTCCTCACATCCGTCTtcaaacacactctctcctggccagcagcagcagcaacagcaggccGGCCTCCTGTTCTGCAACAGCAGCCTGTCCACACCGGACCAGGCCTCCAGCCTCCTGTTCAACAGCCAGGGCCAGATGCCTCCTCTGACCAGCAGCAATCTGGTTTCTCAAGAGCCCCAAAACCCGTCTCTGCTCTTCTCCCAGTCCAGCATGGTGACGGTGAACCAGCAGGACCGCTCGGAGCCGATGGCTTTGGGGAACCAGCAGGTCATGTTTCAGGAGCAGCAGCCGATGCAGCTGGGCAGCGGCTCCAACCCCCGGCAGGAGCAGCCGCCTGTGGGACTCTTCATGCCTCAATCCAACATGGCCCCTCTACAGGGGGGCATGGCTCAAGAGCTCACGCAGTCGTCCATGTTTGCATCCCATAATGGCGTCGCAAACCTCCAGACGACGACGTCGTCCCCCGTTCAACAGCCGGGGGCGCTCTTCCAAACTGCCGTCAGTGGGAGCATGAATCAGCCGAGCCAGCCTCAGCAACCCGGCCTCTTCCTGTTTGGGATTCAGAACG GATGTGGCCAGCTGATGAACACTCCGGGAAACACTCTCTCGGACCAGATCATAGCCATCAGTCAGTCCGgtcagagccagagagagaacGACGCCCGCATCCAGTCGCTGCTGAACCAGTCCATGTCTCAGTCTGGGACCGTGCAGAACAGCATGTCACAGAGCATGGAGAAGATCGACGACCTGCTCGTCAGCTTGCAGGAGACGAGCAGCAGCTTAACGCGCTCATATTGA